The bacterium genomic sequence CGACCCGATGCCGCGGCGCGAGCTGAATAGGACCTGCTTGATGCCGTCCGCCAGTGCATAGAGCCGGAACTCGGGCACGCCATAGATGCGTTGAGCGGCGCGGAGCAGGTGCTGTGCGAAGACGGCGAGCTTGGCCTGCTTACCCAGATGCACGGCGGCAAAGTAGGCGACCGCCATGACCAGAGTGACCATCGTCCGCAATCGCTCATAGAGCAGCAACCGAATGTCCTCGAGCTGATAGCTCTGCTTGATGAAGCGGATCGTCTCCTCCACGCGCCAGCGCGCCAGGTAGCTTTCGACCATCCGCCAAACGCTCTTGTAGGAGCGACGCACCGGCAGCGTGGTCAACAGCATCAGTGGCCGTCGGCCGAAGCCCTCCACCACTACCAGCATCAGCGGGCGATCGACACCGGGGAACCGCACCGGCGTGGCCCCGAAGCGCAGGTCATAGATCTTCTCTTCCTCGCCGGTCTGCTTGACGATGGTCTGCCGGTAGGGCCGACGACAGCGCTCGG encodes the following:
- a CDS encoding transposase, whose product is MDRGGDREELLKPLLESGKAFLIRQRGDRHLIWRRKAQAVEAIAERCRRPYRQTIVKQTGEEEKIYDLRFGATPVRFPGVDRPLMLVVVEGFGRRPLMLLTTLPVRRSYKSVWRMVESYLARWRVEETIRFIKQSYQLEDIRLLLYERLRTMVTLVMAVAYFAAVHLGKQAKLAVFAQHLLRAAQRIYGVPEFRLYALADGIKQVLFSSRRGIGS